From Bacteroidales bacterium, one genomic window encodes:
- a CDS encoding HAMP domain-containing histidine kinase — protein MLSYKKIGDNISFSVTDTGCGVPVEDAEKIFDRFEKLDKFKQGTGLGLNICRQIATLLKGKIYVDTSYTGGARFIFEQPIHQAS, from the coding sequence ATGCTTTCATACAAAAAGATAGGCGATAACATATCATTTTCTGTGACAGACACCGGATGCGGTGTCCCGGTGGAAGATGCGGAGAAAATATTTGACCGGTTTGAGAAACTGGATAAGTTTAAGCAGGGTACCGGATTGGGACTAAATATTTGCCGCCAGATTGCCACTTTGCTAAAAGGTAAAATTTATGTAGATACCTCATATACAGGTGGTGCGCGTTTTATATTTGAGCAACCTATACATCAGGCGAGCTAG
- a CDS encoding HAMP domain-containing histidine kinase — translation MINLLTNACKCTEHGSIKLAYVTDNQNIYFSVTDTGCGVPVKDAERIFDRFEKLDKFKQGTGLGLNICRQIANLLGGKIYVDTSYAGGARFVFEHPLEQQKKSAQK, via the coding sequence TTGATTAATCTTCTTACAAATGCTTGCAAATGTACGGAGCACGGCAGTATAAAACTTGCTTATGTTACTGATAATCAAAATATTTATTTTTCTGTAACTGATACCGGATGCGGCGTTCCCGTGAAAGATGCGGAGAGAATATTTGACCGGTTTGAGAAACTGGATAAGTTTAAGCAGGGTACCGGATTGGGCTTAAATATTTGCAGGCAGATAGCAAATTTGCTTGGCGGAAAAATATATGTTGATACGTCTTATGCGGGAGGGGCCAGGTTTGTCTTTGAACATCCGCTTGAGCAGCAAAAAAAGAGTGCGCAAAAATAA